The window AATGGTAATTGAACATTTTTCCTATAGAAAACAACTCTATAGCACAAATTACTGGCATGCAAATAATATATACGCTGTACCTTGCATTGTATCGAATATCCTCATCTGGTTAGTAAGGGAGGCTGCAGTCAGCAGGTCGAACAAACGTTTCTTGTCACCGACCCCTTCATTAGCCACAGCGTTAACGAATGCTGCAGAATCTTGAGTGACTATCATTGACTCTGCGGACTGACCATCTTTGTAGAATGCAGTACTTGCAACGTCAGTAGCCACTGGcaagcgcatgcgcattgtgTAAAAAGCTAACTGAATAGACATCACATTTTCTTGAAACAATTAAAACATGCGCTCATAAATATATTACCTGAGCTGTTAGTTTTACAATAGAGTCCGGACTCAGGTTTCTTTCCTTAATGAGGGCGTAGTCAAAGTCGTTGCAGATCACTTGGTGGAACGGTCGATCACCCCTGAGCAAGCTAAACTTCTTCTTTGCCTCGTTCAGTTCAGATACAAGATCAGGATCGCAAACGAAATTAAGGCAAGAAATGCTATTCTTTGCAAAATCACGTGATTCATCTTCGATACGCGCAGCTTGCGACAATTCTGGGCCAAAATAGCGCTCAAGGGCAGCAAATGCTTTACCATCTCCAACTAAGTCCGACGTTACTATACCTATGTAGCCAGACTTTCCGACAACGAAGTTAATGCTTTTGCCAAACCATCTAACATTGAGAGCTGAACATGAGCAATGCATTAgttcaataaatatatatgcaTCAGGCACCTGTTTCCTCCATCGCCAAATTGAATTGCCTCGACAACCTCCTTGCCTGTATGAGCTTCGCCATCATCCAAACTCAAAACAAACATTGCGCTCTCGACCAATTTTAACGATTTTTCGTTCTTTGCTCTCAGCATTTCCATGGCTCTGGCACAGTCGTCTCGTTCTGTAGTCGTCAATACTGCAACTGGAATGTCAGCAAGAGAATTTGTCTCATCGACTATCTGCTGTAGCTGTTGGTATATCTGACTGGTGGATGCCAGGCGACCTTCCATTTGAGAAAAAGGAAAACATAGACATCTATATATTTGTTGTTACTGAAAGAAACTTAAAATGGTCTTACCATCTTTATCGATAACATCTGCTGTATAAATGTGACCGTTTCGCATCACAAGAATATGTTTGCTGTCCTCGAATGTTCTCACTTCGTCCTTTCCGACCCTTGCGATTTGGCAAGAATTGAAGAGAACTGAATATTCAGTCATGCTCATTGGTAGGCCTCTTTTCCCTTCATACATTATTGGCTTAGGACTGAAAAAAATTAGCAATAAAATGCAActgtgtttattatttaaaGGTAAGGCAAGTCAGAACTATCACATGTTATGTTACTACAAGAGATTTTGACCAGCTATATAGATCATCAACAAATACAGTTGAGTATTTCCTAATTATGTGAACAAACATTGCCGTGATGCAaccataataattattattagcgATCATTGACTACCACTTCAATTACGACCAATTTGGCTTGCTGCAAATGCATAATCTTTGTTCTGAAAATTTCAAAAAGGCGGAAGATCAAACTTGGCCGTTGCCATACTTTAGATCAGTTGGCTTAGTCGTGAAATGATTCTACTGAATGTTAGCGGACCAAATTTTAATTGCCAGCATAGATAAGTAAATTGTTTCGTTAAAGACGAACAACAAATATCAATAACAGTAACGTTTGAGTGAATGTGGAAGCTACTTGCAATATTGCATTACGTTGCATTTAAGGTATATGCGGAAGTTTGGAAAggttacacaaacacacacacacacacacacacacacacacacacacacacacacacacacacacacacacacacacacacacacacacacacaggcagagacagacacagacacagacacacaccgatacagacagacacagacacagacacagacacacacagacacagacacagacacagacacacacacagacacacacacacacacacacacacacacacacacacacacacacacacacacagacacagacacagacacacacagacacagacacacacagacacacacagacacacacagagacacacacacacacacacacacacacacacacagacagacacacacacacacacacacacacacacacacacacacacacacacacacacacacacacactcacacacacacacagacacagacacagacacagacacagacacagacacagacacagacacagacacacacacacacacacacacacacacacacacacacacacacacacacacacacacacacacacacacacacacacacacatacacacacagacacacacacacagacacagacacacacagacacagacacagacacagacacagacacacacagagacacagacacagacacagacacagacacagacacagacacacacacacac of the Corticium candelabrum chromosome 2, ooCorCand1.1, whole genome shotgun sequence genome contains:
- the LOC134176154 gene encoding carnitine O-palmitoyltransferase 2, mitochondrial-like isoform X1, producing the protein MIKIAGTSAVAFARRSAAIVSQRFRLSFPLSFRHGHLQHRSLQLSQIRFGSEKESDYLHHSSVPTMFFQDHLPPLPRPTLQESCRRFIESLSPLVSEQEKETAKRLVSEFSAGVGKELQDKLDSLPPTFAQDYCIRGRVLASRDPLPCFGALGIEFPLLRGFGKDMQIPLAATTVRACIRFANTLRANKLHPEFWEVKPHLEKILSQLQNSPKPIMYEGKRGLPMSMTEYSVLFNSCQIARVGKDEVRTFEDSKHILVMRNGHIYTADVIDKDGRLASTSQIYQQLQQIVDETNSLADIPVAVLTTTERDDCARAMEMLRAKNEKSLKLVESAMFVLSLDDGEAHTGKEVVEAIQFGDGGNRWFGKSINFVVGKSGYIGIVTSDLVGDGKAFAALERYFGPELSQAARIEDESRDFAKNSISCLNFVCDPDLVSELNEAKKKFSLLRGDRPFHQVICNDFDYALIKERNLSPDSIVKLTAQLAFYTMRMRLPVATDVASTAFYKDGQSAESMIVTQDSAAFVNAVANEGVGDKKRLFDLLTAASLTNQMRIFDTMQGKMFNYHFMTLEYLAEELGKKVPLFESKLYGKATMNEFIIYPTDFNDDELNYLPFANMQDNRMWEVCYAIGRSSGKLSVVTCFVDAAEYLSHIKSGLSTIMDVIKNGAQ
- the LOC134176154 gene encoding carnitine O-palmitoyltransferase 2, mitochondrial-like isoform X2, producing MIKIAGTSAVAFARRSAAIVSQRFRLSFPLSFRHGHLQHRSLQLSQIRFGSEKESDYLHHSSVPTMFFQDHLPPLPRPTLQESCRRFIESLSPLVSEQEKETAKRLVSEFSAGVGKELQDKLDSLPPTFAQDYCIRGRVLASRDPLPCFGALGIEFPLLRGFGKDMQIPLAATTVRACIRFANTLRANKLHPEFWEVKPHLEKILSQLQNSPKPIMYEGKRGLPMSMTEYSVLFNSCQIARVGKDEVRTFEDSKHILVMRNGHIYTADVIDKDGRLASTSQIYQQLQQIVDETNSLADIPVAVLTTTERDDCARAMEMLRAKNEKSLKLVESAMFVLSLDDGEAHTGKEVVEAIQFGDGGNRWFGKSINFVVGKSGYIELSQAARIEDESRDFAKNSISCLNFVCDPDLVSELNEAKKKFSLLRGDRPFHQVICNDFDYALIKERNLSPDSIVKLTAQLAFYTMRMRLPVATDVASTAFYKDGQSAESMIVTQDSAAFVNAVANEGVGDKKRLFDLLTAASLTNQMRIFDTMQGKMFNYHFMTLEYLAEELGKKVPLFESKLYGKATMNEFIIYPTDFNDDELNYLPFANMQDNRMWEVCYAIGRSSGKLSVVTCFVDAAEYLSHIKSGLSTIMDVIKNGAQ